Within the Beduinella massiliensis genome, the region CGTATCCTGCGGCGACGTGCTGGAAGCACAGCGCGCGCGCATCGGCAGCGGCGCGGCGCGCTGCGTACTGTGTGCGACCTGCTCTTTTGACGCGCAGGCGCTCCGCCTGTGTCAAACCCTGGTCCCTCCCGTGCGCGCCGTAGACGGCGACGCCCTCGCCGCGATGGCGGGGCACCTCTCCCCCGCGACGGACGAACAGCTCGTCGCGCTCGGGCGCAGGCAGCGCCACCCCTTTGCCTGGGAGCAGCTGCGCGCCGTGGTCTTCGAGCCGGAAAAAATCCGGCGCTATTTGCTCTACGGCTTTTTCCTCTACCTTTTCTACATCTTCACCGGCCGGCTGTACGCGTTGATCCCCTCGCTTCTTTGCCTTTGTCTGGCCATCGTCAGCAGGTATCGCCAGTTTCAGTACAGGGCCCTTTGACTACCGGGCTATCCGGTAGATGCGCTCGACCTCCGCGGTCGGTGAGCCGTCCATCTCGCTCATCAGAAGCGGCGGCAGCATGTGCAGCATGGGCCTGCCGTTTTTGATGCATTCCAGCAGCAAAAGCTTGGGGGCTTTGTCGGCCCGCGCGTAGACCAGCCGCATGCGCTTGGGTTCCAGCCTCTGCGCGCGCATACAGTCCGTCAGTTCCAGCATGCGCGGCGCGGGAAAGATCACGCACATGCGCCCGCCGTTGCGCAGCACCTTCGCGGCGCTCTGCGCAATTTCAGGCAGTGTACACGCCGTCTCATGGCGGGCGAGCGCTTTCGTATCTTCGGGATTCAGAAGCCCGGCGCCCGCGCGCCCATAGGGCGGGTTGCAGACGAGCAGATCGGCGCATTCATAGCCGAGCAGCTCCGCAGCTCCCCGAAGATCCGCATGATGTACGCGGATGCGCTCCGTCAGAGCGTTCATCTGAACGCTGCGCGCCGCCATTTCGGCCATGTCCGCCTGGATTTCCAACGCGTCAAACACCGTGCGCTCCGTGCGCGAGGCAATGAGCAGCGGCAGAATCCCCGTGCCCGTGCCGAAATCCACCACGTGTTCGCCTACGCGCGCGGCCGCAAAGTCAGCTAGCAGCACGGCGTCCGTTCCAAAGCAAAACGCACCGGGCTTTTGCAGGATGTGCATGCGCCCAAACTGTAAGTCATCAATCCGTTCTCCAGCTTTCCGCCATTTTTCCATCGTATGTTCCTCGATTACAGGATGTTGAGCAGGCCTTCCAGGCAATAGCCCTCCCGGCCTCCGCCCGTGCGCACGCGCGCCCAGCCGTCCTCCACCCGATAGACGGTGACCACCTCTGCGTCCGACAGCGTGCCCACCGCCGCCGATTCCTCGCTCTTTTCCTCGTAGAGCGGACTTTCCGAACCGTTCAGATCACAGACAGCCGCCCAATAATCCAGGTACAGATCCGTCAAGCGCACGTAGCCGTAAACGCCCTGCGATTCCGCGCGCGCCCACTGAGAGGACGTGTATTCTACGACGCGCACGTCGTCGCCCTGCTCCATCGAGAGCAGCACCGGCGCGTCGTCCCGCGTCTTTTCGCGAAGGGCCGCCCCTTGGCGTGCCTCGCCCGTGTTGATGACGTCGCCGGGCCTCGCCGTCGGCTGCGGTTCCCGGGTCTTTTCAGGGGCGGGCGTCTCTTCGGGTTCCGCGGTTCTTTCCGGCTCAGGCGTGTGGTCCGGCTCTGCCGTCGGTTCTGCCGTTTGTCCCGGTTCTTCCGTCCGTTCCGGGCTCGCCGTCGGCTCGGGCTCTGGCGTCGGAGCGGGCGCTTTCGTGGGCTCAGGCGGCGCGTCTGCGTAGATCGGCACGACGTAGTCCGCGCTGACCCAGCCTTCCACAGAGCCATAGCGCACCTGATACCAACCGGTCCCCTGCCCGACGACCGTCAGGCGTTCACCGTCGTAGAGGCGCGCAACGATCTTCCCGCGCGTGCTGGGGGTGCTGCGCATGTTCAGGCTGCTGGATACTGAAACGACAACCTCGCTGGGCATCCATTCCTCCGGCGATTGCGTAGGCGCCGGGGTGCTCTCCGGTGAATCGGTCTGCTCAGGCGTCTGCACCGGGCGCTCCTCCAGTACCAGGTACTGTGAGGAAACGTAGCCAGTCCATCCTTCGTAACGTACCTGGCTCCATGCAGGGTCGTAGCTTTCCACATGCACGTAGGCCCCATGCGGGATGCGGGTGAGCACGTCCGCCCAGGTTCCGGCCGACGCGCGCAGGTTCAGCTTGCTGCCCGGGCCCGAAAGCGCGATGCGCGCGACCAGCTCGGTGGCCACGGGCGTGTTCGTGGGCTGCGGCGTCTGCTCCGGCGCGGGCGTCGCCTCGGGGTCCGGGGTCGCCTCCGGATTCAGCGGCGCCTCCGGCGTCGGCGT harbors:
- a CDS encoding restriction endonuclease, translating into MITPFEQKSALAGLLDRVGLRALLFLLSILWFYRLWGNAASSLAAGSALGLLLCITLSLWQKKTLHQRESALRVRLGGMLALEEMTLLGEQAAAECAARCLQSVYPIRIEKKTPFGVLAVFHDETLLVRCKRAHVSARVSCGDVLEAQRARIGSGAARCVLCATCSFDAQALRLCQTLVPPVRAVDGDALAAMAGHLSPATDEQLVALGRRQRHPFAWEQLRAVVFEPEKIRRYLLYGFFLYLFYIFTGRLYALIPSLLCLCLAIVSRYRQFQYRAL
- a CDS encoding methyltransferase, encoding MEKWRKAGERIDDLQFGRMHILQKPGAFCFGTDAVLLADFAAARVGEHVVDFGTGTGILPLLIASRTERTVFDALEIQADMAEMAARSVQMNALTERIRVHHADLRGAAELLGYECADLLVCNPPYGRAGAGLLNPEDTKALARHETACTLPEIAQSAAKVLRNGGRMCVIFPAPRMLELTDCMRAQRLEPKRMRLVYARADKAPKLLLLECIKNGRPMLHMLPPLLMSEMDGSPTAEVERIYRIAR